A genomic region of Geothrix edaphica contains the following coding sequences:
- the nrdR gene encoding transcriptional regulator NrdR, with the protein MRCPFCGHLEDKVVDSRESREGDSIRRRRECLSCTRRFTSYERVEEVPLVILKKDGRREPFDRQKLMKGLLLACQKRPVSLARIEELVADVHARLMERPDREIRSRELGELVMDELKALDQVAYVRFASVYRDFKDLPDFVKALEGLMHKEAHKEAVERGGAMAAPEPAKPISPALFPGEAEAPVLRTRRK; encoded by the coding sequence GTGCGCTGTCCCTTCTGCGGGCACCTCGAGGACAAGGTGGTGGACTCCCGCGAGTCCCGCGAGGGCGATTCCATCCGCCGCCGCCGGGAGTGCCTCTCCTGCACCCGCCGCTTCACCAGCTACGAGCGGGTGGAGGAGGTGCCCCTGGTGATCCTCAAGAAGGACGGGCGGCGCGAGCCCTTCGACCGGCAGAAGCTCATGAAGGGGCTGCTGCTGGCCTGCCAGAAGCGGCCCGTGTCCCTGGCCCGCATCGAGGAGCTGGTCGCGGATGTGCACGCCCGGCTCATGGAGCGGCCCGACCGCGAGATCCGCAGCCGCGAGCTGGGCGAGCTGGTCATGGACGAATTGAAGGCCCTGGACCAGGTGGCCTATGTCCGCTTCGCCAGCGTGTACCGCGACTTCAAGGACCTGCCCGACTTCGTGAAGGCCCTGGAGGGCCTCATGCACAAGGAGGCCCACAAAGAGGCGGTGGAGCGGGGCGGGGCGATGGCGGCGCCGGAGCCCGCCAAACCCATCTCCCCGGCCCTGTTTCCCGGCGAGGCCGAGGCCCCGGTGCTGAGGACCCGCAGGAAGTAA
- a CDS encoding phosphotransferase has protein sequence MDPRLLRALERWHLSDPHPLAGDAGARQYTRVAHPQLGTALVVLHPLDTPEKPDESYFEFQALQAYLDPVLRVPTILQRDEGDRCLLVEDLGDTSLERRLVEHPEEEVFWAGQAGWLLATLAGPLTLGAPAHAFFMGRAFDQAKFQFEWDYCRANFFRDFLQKDPPRWLDRMMEEAHASLETRAHFFAHRDFHVRNLMVHGDRLVVIDFQDARRGAATYDLASILYDGYWDWSREAGHALVGPLQHELGWNHEALLEELNLSALQRNLKALGTFGHQIVHRHKAHFAPAIPRTLRHLRGHFQRMNHQDGVLATEHMLRLAEDRLLKG, from the coding sequence ATGGATCCCCGCCTTCTCCGCGCCCTGGAGCGCTGGCACCTGTCGGATCCGCATCCCCTGGCGGGGGACGCGGGGGCGCGGCAGTACACCCGCGTGGCCCATCCCCAGCTGGGCACGGCCCTGGTGGTGCTCCATCCCCTGGACACGCCGGAGAAGCCCGACGAGAGCTACTTCGAGTTCCAGGCCCTCCAGGCCTACCTGGACCCCGTGCTGCGAGTGCCCACCATCCTCCAGCGCGATGAGGGGGACCGCTGCCTGCTGGTGGAGGACCTGGGCGATACCTCCCTGGAGCGCCGCCTGGTGGAGCATCCCGAAGAGGAGGTCTTCTGGGCCGGGCAGGCCGGCTGGCTGCTGGCCACGCTGGCCGGGCCGCTCACCCTGGGCGCCCCGGCCCACGCCTTCTTCATGGGGCGGGCCTTCGACCAGGCCAAGTTCCAGTTCGAGTGGGACTACTGCCGCGCGAACTTCTTCCGCGACTTCCTCCAGAAGGATCCGCCCCGCTGGCTGGACCGCATGATGGAGGAGGCCCACGCCAGCCTGGAGACCCGGGCGCACTTCTTCGCCCACCGCGACTTCCACGTGCGCAACCTCATGGTCCACGGCGACCGGCTGGTGGTCATCGACTTCCAGGATGCCCGCCGGGGCGCCGCCACCTACGACCTGGCCAGCATCCTCTACGACGGCTACTGGGACTGGTCCCGGGAGGCGGGGCACGCCCTGGTGGGCCCCCTCCAGCACGAGCTGGGCTGGAACCACGAGGCCCTGCTGGAGGAGCTGAACCTCAGCGCCCTCCAGCGCAACCTCAAGGCCCTGGGCACCTTCGGCCACCAGATCGTCCACCGCCACAAGGCCCACTTCGCCCCCGCCATCCCCCGCACCCTGCGCCACCTGCGCGGCCACTTCCAGCGCATGAACCACCAGGACGGCGTCCTCGCCACGGAGCATATGCTGCGGCTGGCGGAGGACCGGCTCCTCAAGGGATGA
- a CDS encoding OsmC family protein gives MAHHYPLTLSWTGSTHDASYSRNATVTTPGKHPLAVSSAAEYAGDAGRWNPEDLLGSALATCHMLTFLALCAKAKVDVVGYEDHAEAVLDTVDKVTRITQVHLRPAIRVPRGTSMAKVVELFEKAHKYCFVANSVTCEVVMEPRVVEV, from the coding sequence ATGGCCCACCACTATCCCCTCACCCTCTCCTGGACCGGCAGCACCCACGACGCCAGCTACTCCCGCAATGCCACCGTCACCACCCCCGGCAAGCACCCGTTGGCCGTCAGCAGCGCGGCGGAATACGCCGGCGACGCCGGCCGCTGGAATCCTGAGGATCTGCTGGGCTCGGCGCTCGCCACCTGCCACATGCTCACCTTCCTGGCCCTCTGCGCCAAAGCCAAGGTCGACGTGGTGGGCTACGAGGACCACGCCGAGGCCGTGCTCGACACCGTGGACAAGGTCACGCGCATCACCCAGGTGCACCTGCGCCCGGCCATCCGCGTGCCCCGCGGCACCAGCATGGCCAAGGTGGTGGAGCTCTTCGAGAAGGCCCACAAGTACTGCTTCGTGGCCAATTCCGTCACCTGCGAGGTGGTCATGGAACCCCGCGTCGTGGAGGTCTAG
- a CDS encoding NTP transferase domain-containing protein → MPEPLEGFLLAAGLGTRMGPLSACLPKPAWTLRERPLLQWGADALRAAGAHRLGCNAHLLPERLRPVAGGLEVFGEPELLGSAGGLLHARGRVGAELLVWNADIWADEVPFDLLRARHREAGATLSWLLVPHPGGGWNPVWMDHEGRVLPKGVTGPWGPYHFTGAAAWSPEALALLPEGPSEVNDLRPRLAALPAGHLGVVTEPFPWREVGTADALISAAAEVAPDQEGRLSGSYVHPAAKPAANPTGRLTRCILGPGAAPPPAITDADALWFEEGGNQVRLGLP, encoded by the coding sequence ATGCCTGAACCCCTGGAGGGCTTCCTCCTGGCGGCGGGCCTGGGCACGCGCATGGGACCCCTCAGCGCCTGCCTGCCCAAGCCCGCCTGGACCCTGCGAGAGAGGCCCCTGCTACAGTGGGGCGCCGATGCCCTGCGCGCCGCCGGAGCCCACCGCCTCGGCTGCAACGCCCACCTGCTGCCGGAGCGCCTGCGGCCGGTGGCCGGCGGCCTGGAGGTCTTCGGAGAGCCAGAGCTGCTGGGCAGCGCCGGCGGGCTGCTGCACGCCCGGGGCAGGGTCGGGGCCGAGCTGCTGGTGTGGAACGCCGACATCTGGGCGGACGAGGTGCCCTTCGACCTCCTGCGGGCCCGCCACCGCGAGGCCGGGGCCACCCTCAGCTGGCTGCTGGTGCCCCATCCCGGCGGGGGCTGGAACCCCGTGTGGATGGATCACGAGGGCCGCGTGCTGCCCAAGGGCGTGACCGGCCCCTGGGGGCCCTACCACTTCACCGGCGCTGCCGCCTGGTCGCCGGAGGCCCTGGCCCTGCTGCCCGAGGGCCCCAGCGAGGTGAACGACCTGCGGCCCCGGCTGGCCGCCCTCCCCGCGGGCCACCTGGGCGTGGTGACGGAACCCTTCCCCTGGCGCGAGGTGGGCACCGCCGACGCCCTCATCAGCGCCGCGGCGGAGGTGGCGCCAGACCAGGAGGGCCGCCTGTCCGGCAGCTACGTGCATCCCGCCGCGAAGCCCGCCGCCAACCCCACAGGCCGCCTCACCCGCTGCATCCTGGGTCCCGGCGCCGCGCCACCCCCCGCCATCACCGATGCCGACGCCCTCTGGTTCGAGGAGGGCGGCAACCAGGTGCGGCTGGGATTACCCTGA
- a CDS encoding RsmB/NOP family class I SAM-dependent RNA methyltransferase: MPTPARLHVAHALHEVFGEKGRVPDIWDRDLGEDAHLAQALLGLCLRRWGRLQAWVKPKLKDPARGVPLGTQVALAMGLVQLAWLPGVSDHAAVNEAVELAATRDLGFVPHKGLVNAILRRAAKDRAGLAAELEALPAALDRTPATERALKAALAPHGAEAGLEELWARLQQPPRPSFRVLTGEPPEGLEPDADLPGCFRLAEEAPFPRPWLEAAQGMVQDRSSQALLAYSWDRPVARILDACAAPGGKTTTLALRHPGAELTALEVHPRRVARLRQTLQQRGLSAQVIQADAAEWLERSDTAFDLILLDAPCSGSGTLQKHPEWPWLVHDDLPRLTGLQRRLLTAAADRLAPGGLLIYAVCSWLPEEGAAHRDWLAEARPGLQPAAVWPADRGAPADAEGGRTAFFRPHPLRWEGEGFQAFAVARAAR, encoded by the coding sequence ATGCCGACCCCCGCCCGCCTCCACGTCGCCCACGCCCTCCATGAAGTCTTCGGGGAGAAGGGCCGGGTGCCGGACATCTGGGATCGCGACCTGGGCGAGGATGCCCATCTGGCCCAGGCCCTGCTGGGCCTCTGCCTGCGCCGCTGGGGCCGCCTCCAGGCCTGGGTGAAGCCCAAGCTGAAGGATCCCGCCCGGGGCGTGCCCCTGGGCACCCAGGTGGCCCTGGCCATGGGCCTCGTGCAGCTGGCCTGGCTGCCCGGCGTCAGCGACCACGCGGCCGTGAACGAGGCCGTAGAGCTGGCCGCCACCCGCGACCTGGGTTTCGTGCCCCACAAGGGGCTCGTGAACGCCATCCTGCGGCGGGCGGCCAAGGACCGCGCCGGCCTTGCCGCCGAGTTGGAGGCCCTGCCTGCGGCCCTGGATCGCACACCCGCCACCGAGCGGGCCCTGAAGGCCGCCCTGGCCCCGCACGGGGCGGAGGCCGGGCTGGAGGAGCTCTGGGCCCGGCTCCAGCAGCCCCCCAGGCCATCCTTCCGGGTGCTGACGGGGGAACCTCCCGAAGGACTGGAACCCGACGCGGACCTGCCGGGCTGCTTCCGCCTGGCGGAGGAGGCGCCCTTCCCCCGCCCCTGGCTGGAAGCGGCCCAGGGCATGGTGCAGGACCGCAGCTCCCAGGCCCTGCTGGCCTACTCCTGGGACCGCCCCGTGGCCCGCATCCTCGACGCCTGCGCCGCCCCCGGCGGCAAGACCACCACCCTGGCCCTGCGCCACCCGGGGGCCGAGCTCACGGCCCTGGAGGTGCATCCCCGGCGCGTCGCCCGCCTGCGGCAGACGCTCCAGCAGCGGGGGCTCAGCGCCCAGGTGATCCAGGCCGACGCCGCCGAGTGGCTGGAACGCAGCGACACGGCCTTCGACCTCATCCTGCTGGATGCTCCGTGCAGCGGCAGCGGAACGCTCCAGAAGCATCCCGAGTGGCCCTGGCTGGTCCATGACGACCTGCCCCGCCTCACCGGCCTCCAGCGCCGCCTCCTCACCGCCGCTGCGGACCGCCTGGCCCCGGGCGGCCTGCTCATCTACGCGGTCTGCTCCTGGCTGCCCGAGGAGGGCGCGGCCCACCGCGACTGGCTGGCGGAGGCCCGTCCCGGGCTGCAGCCGGCCGCGGTGTGGCCCGCGGACCGGGGGGCCCCGGCCGACGCGGAGGGGGGCCGCACGGCCTTCTTCCGGCCCCACCCCCTCCGCTGGGAGGGCGAGGGCTTCCAGGCCTTCGCCGTGGCGCGCGCGGCCCGTTAA
- a CDS encoding GNAT family N-acetyltransferase → MNPPVRVRELRRDEFETLGQLMVEVYSNLEGFPTPDEQPAYYALLANIGAFSEKKDASVLAAVAPDGDLMGGVVYFGDMAAYGSGGTATAVRNASGIRLLGVDPRFRNQGVGKALTHACIERARERGHAQVILHTTQAMRVAWALYESLGFQRSEDLDFRQGDLPVFGFRLRLS, encoded by the coding sequence ATGAACCCACCTGTCCGCGTCCGTGAGCTCCGGAGGGACGAGTTCGAAACCCTCGGCCAGCTGATGGTGGAGGTGTACTCGAACCTCGAGGGCTTCCCCACCCCGGACGAGCAGCCCGCCTACTACGCGCTGCTGGCCAACATCGGCGCCTTTTCCGAAAAGAAGGACGCCAGCGTGCTCGCGGCGGTCGCCCCGGACGGCGACCTGATGGGCGGGGTGGTCTATTTCGGCGACATGGCGGCCTACGGATCGGGGGGGACGGCGACGGCCGTCAGGAATGCCTCGGGCATCCGCCTGCTGGGAGTCGATCCCCGGTTCAGGAACCAGGGGGTGGGTAAGGCCCTGACCCACGCCTGCATCGAGCGGGCGAGGGAGCGGGGCCACGCCCAGGTCATCCTCCACACCACCCAGGCCATGCGGGTGGCCTGGGCCCTCTACGAAAGCCTGGGCTTCCAGCGCTCGGAGGACCTGGACTTCAGGCAGGGGGACCTGCCGGTGTTCGGCTTCCGGCTCCGGCTGTCCTAG
- the lon gene encoding endopeptidase La, which translates to MADDVLLPTPTEEQPKLPEELPVLPLRDVVVYPYVILPLSVSREKSIRAVDTALVENRMILLLSQKQTEMDNPKPEDLYQVGTAALIMRVLKLPDGRIRALVQGLQRVRVEYFTETENLFKARVEPLGEPEMKSPDLEQDALLRSVKQTLEKAVALGKTLPQEVLVIAGNLDNPGRLADLVASNLDLKLAQTQEVLEIAHPGLRLKRVNELLQREIQLLEVQQKITMEARGEMDKSQREYYLRQQLKAIQQELGEGSELAEEVTAFRDKLAKMKVPEEPLVEIERNLKKLERMHPDSSETAVTRTYLEWMTELPWGTFTEDNLDLKQAQTVLDEDHFGLAKIKDRLLEFLAVRKLKPDLRGTILCFVGPPGVGKTSLGKSIARALGRKYSRISLGGVHDESEIRGHRRTYVGAMPGRIVQALHQVKSMNPVIMLDEVDKIGRDMRGDPSAALLEVLDPEQNHTFRDHYLNVPLDLSQVLFLANANELDPIHPAFKDRMEIIHLNSYTLEEKLGIAEQHLIPKQLEKHGVTRQQLSIPRRALKAIITGYTREAGLRQLERELGAVCRKVARRVAEGTLKKKLVLTDAGIHELLGPVKLLQDERLKAPRVGVVTGLAWTSVGGDVLFVEALKMPGKGGLILTGQLGDVMKESAQAALSYIRSRGEAFQIDPEVFQKQDLHIHFPEGAIPKDGPSAGLAIATVLLSVLKDVPVRNTLAMTGEIDLRGEALAIGGLKEKALAALRLGIKDILIPHANQKDLEEIDPELRKQLRFHPVKHVEEVFEQALVGWKRPGAPAAKPKSKVKSRR; encoded by the coding sequence GTGGCCGACGACGTTCTTTTGCCCACCCCCACCGAGGAACAGCCCAAGCTGCCCGAAGAGTTGCCGGTCCTGCCCCTGCGGGACGTGGTGGTCTATCCCTACGTGATCCTCCCCCTCAGCGTCAGCCGGGAGAAGTCCATCCGGGCCGTGGACACGGCCCTGGTGGAGAACCGCATGATCCTGCTGCTGTCCCAGAAGCAGACGGAGATGGACAACCCCAAGCCAGAGGACCTGTACCAGGTGGGCACCGCGGCCCTCATCATGCGCGTGCTGAAGTTGCCGGACGGCCGCATCCGGGCCCTGGTGCAGGGTCTGCAGCGGGTCCGTGTGGAGTACTTCACCGAGACGGAGAACCTCTTCAAGGCCCGGGTGGAGCCCCTGGGCGAGCCCGAGATGAAATCGCCGGACCTGGAGCAGGACGCCCTCCTGCGCAGCGTGAAGCAGACGCTGGAGAAGGCCGTGGCCCTGGGCAAGACGCTGCCCCAGGAGGTCCTGGTCATCGCGGGCAACCTCGACAATCCGGGCCGCCTGGCGGACCTGGTGGCCTCCAACCTGGACCTCAAGCTGGCGCAGACCCAGGAGGTGCTGGAGATCGCCCACCCCGGCCTGCGCCTGAAGCGCGTGAACGAGCTGCTCCAGCGGGAGATCCAGCTGCTGGAGGTGCAGCAGAAGATCACCATGGAGGCCCGCGGCGAGATGGACAAGAGCCAGCGGGAGTACTACCTCCGCCAGCAGCTCAAGGCCATCCAGCAGGAGCTGGGCGAGGGCTCGGAGCTGGCCGAGGAGGTCACGGCCTTCCGCGACAAGCTGGCGAAGATGAAGGTGCCCGAGGAACCGCTGGTCGAGATCGAGCGCAACCTCAAGAAGCTGGAGCGCATGCACCCGGACTCCAGCGAGACCGCCGTGACGCGGACCTACCTGGAGTGGATGACCGAGCTGCCCTGGGGCACCTTCACCGAGGACAACCTGGACCTCAAGCAGGCCCAGACGGTGTTGGACGAGGACCACTTCGGCCTGGCGAAGATCAAGGACCGCCTGCTGGAGTTCCTGGCGGTGCGCAAGCTGAAGCCCGACCTCCGCGGCACCATCCTCTGCTTCGTGGGGCCCCCGGGTGTGGGCAAGACCTCGCTGGGCAAGTCCATCGCCCGGGCCCTGGGACGCAAGTACTCGCGCATCTCGCTCGGCGGCGTCCATGACGAAAGCGAGATCCGGGGCCACCGCCGCACCTATGTGGGCGCCATGCCGGGCCGCATCGTGCAGGCCCTCCACCAGGTGAAGAGCATGAACCCCGTGATCATGCTCGACGAGGTCGACAAGATCGGCCGGGACATGCGCGGCGACCCCAGCGCCGCCCTGCTGGAGGTGCTCGATCCCGAGCAGAATCACACTTTCCGCGACCACTACCTGAACGTGCCCCTGGACCTCAGCCAGGTGCTCTTCCTGGCCAATGCCAACGAGCTGGACCCCATCCACCCGGCCTTCAAGGACCGCATGGAGATCATCCACCTCAACAGCTACACGCTGGAGGAGAAGCTGGGCATCGCCGAGCAGCACCTGATCCCCAAGCAGCTGGAGAAGCACGGCGTCACGCGGCAGCAGCTGTCCATCCCCAGGAGGGCGCTGAAGGCCATCATCACGGGCTACACCCGCGAGGCGGGCCTGCGCCAGCTGGAGCGCGAGCTCGGCGCCGTCTGCCGCAAGGTGGCCCGGCGGGTGGCCGAGGGCACGCTGAAGAAGAAACTCGTGCTCACGGACGCAGGCATCCACGAGCTGCTGGGCCCCGTGAAGCTCCTCCAGGACGAGCGGCTGAAGGCGCCCCGGGTGGGCGTGGTGACGGGCCTGGCCTGGACCTCCGTGGGCGGCGACGTCCTCTTCGTCGAAGCCCTCAAGATGCCGGGGAAGGGCGGCCTCATCCTCACGGGCCAGCTGGGCGATGTCATGAAGGAGAGCGCCCAGGCGGCCCTCAGCTACATCCGCAGCCGGGGCGAGGCCTTCCAGATCGACCCCGAGGTCTTCCAGAAGCAGGATCTCCACATCCACTTCCCCGAAGGCGCCATTCCCAAGGACGGCCCCAGCGCGGGCCTGGCCATCGCCACTGTGCTGCTCTCGGTGCTCAAGGATGTCCCGGTGCGGAACACCCTGGCCATGACCGGGGAGATCGATCTCCGCGGCGAGGCCCTGGCCATCGGCGGCCTCAAGGAGAAGGCCCTGGCGGCGCTCCGGCTCGGCATCAAGGACATCCTCATCCCCCACGCCAACCAGAAGGATCTGGAGGAGATCGATCCCGAGCTGCGGAAGCAGCTGCGCTTCCATCCCGTGAAGCACGTGGAGGAGGTCTTCGAGCAGGCCCTGGTGGGCTGGAAGCGGCCCGGAGCCCCGGCCGCCAAACCCAAATCCAAAGTCAAATCCCGGCGCTGA